A genomic region of Pyrus communis chromosome 14, drPyrComm1.1, whole genome shotgun sequence contains the following coding sequences:
- the LOC137715377 gene encoding protein LATERAL ROOT PRIMORDIUM 1: protein MSMWSSAPSNRPLTYGHLPPEMAGMVGLRDVFVVAPAAAYHHNTHLHHHPGHDPNLLSSSSDHHHSINASNNPATALGVGVGVIPLLTATPCLAPPNMSNVDDDDEDTHTPAGMSMGMGMSMGMMSGGHQRNNRSSSAAGGGGGIQLWQQNPPHFFKKNHHEAAVTTNLGGIHLNQDGGGGGRGGVGGGRGNNIMNAGSAAASSGSSTMTCQDCGNQAKKDCTHRRCRTCCKSRGFDCATHVKSTWVPAARRRERQLMSAAAGGGAGSNSGSTSSAKKPRLVGASQITPSHTSTSNTTPPRSYDTSSSHQDAGFKDPLPGQVRAPAVFKCVRVTAVEDGEDEYAYQAVVKINGHVFKGFLYDQGVDGREGFPDISELHLGGGGTTSGGNGGGRNGASSPILDPSDVYAASGAGLLGGSNFGNPIN, encoded by the exons ATGTCCATGTGGTCCTCCGCCCCTTCCAACAGACCCCTCACCTACGGCCACCTCCCTCCCGAGATGGCCGGCATGGTCGGCCTCCGCGACGTCTTTGTCGTTGCCCCAGCCGCCGCCTACCACCACAACACCCATCTCCACCACCACCCCGGCCACGACCCCAAtctcctctcctcctcctccgacCATCACCACTCCATCAATGCCTCCAACAATCCCGCAACCGCTCTTGGTGTCGGCGTCGGAGTCATTCCTCTTCTCACAGCAACCCCTTGTCTCGCCCCACCTAATATGTCAAATGTCGATGACGATGACGAAGACACTCACACACCTGCGGGTATGAGCATGGGAATGGGAATGAGTATGGGTATGATGAGTGGCGGCCATCAGCGCAACAACAGAAGCTCCTCAGCAgcagggggagggggagggattCAATTGTGGCAGCAGAACCCGCCACATTTCTTCAAGAAAAATCATCATGAGGCCGCCGTTACTACTAATCTAGGCGGGATCCACTTAAACCAAGATGGAGGTGGTGGAGGAAGAGGCGGTGTTGGCGGCGGGAGAGGGAATAACATTATGAACGCTGGGTCTGCTGCTGCATCGTCGGGGTCGTCCACCATGACGTGTCAAGACTGCGGGAACCAGGCCAAGAAGGATTGTACGCACCGGCGGTGCAGGACGTGCTGCAAGAGCCGGGGTTTCGACTGTGCGACTCACGTGAAGAGCACCTGGGTGCCGGCGGCTCGGCGCAGGGAGCGGCAGCTGATGTCTGCAGCGGCTGGCGGTGGGGCTGGGTCTAATTCTGGGTCGACTTCTAGTGCCAAGAAGCCCAGACTGGTTGGCGCCTCTCAAATCACCCCTTCTCACACTTCCACTTCCAACACTACTCCCCCTAGAAGCTACGACACTAGTTCTAGTCACCAAG ATGCTGGTTTCAAAGATCCATTGCCGGGACAAGTACGTGCCCCAGCGGTTTTCAAGTGTGTTCGAGTGACTGCCGTGGAGGACGGCGAGGATGAGTACGCATATCAGGCCGTTGTCAAAATTAACGGTCATGTGTTCAAAGGCTTCTTGTATGATCAAGGAGTTGATGGTAGAGAAGGGTTTCCTGACATCTCTGAATTGCATTTGGGGGGTGGTGGCACTACTAGTGGTGGCAATGGCGGAGGAAGAAATGGGGCTTCTTCTCCGATTCTTGACCCGTCGGATGTTTATGCCGCGTCTGGTGCAGGATTGCTGGGAGGTTCAAACTTTGGTAATCCAATAAATTGA
- the LOC137714712 gene encoding ankyrin repeat-containing protein P16F5.05c → MGEGRDKVGDSPVETASLERVEALLEAARYDDMDDLKSLESAGLSLDSKDLHGRTALHMTSANGHLQIVEYLISRGVDLNATNEEMNTPLHWACLNGHVEVVKKLILAGANLSVLNSYERTPVDEAVSRGRMDVLDAVNAAAAQVELRHVSVS, encoded by the exons ATGGGGGAAGGGAGAGATAAAGTTGGTGATTCTCCAGTCGAAACGGCATCATTGGAGAGGGTGGAGGCCTTGCTGGAG GCTGCTAGGTACGATGACATGGATGATCTTAAAAGCTTAGAGTCTGCTGGTCTTTCTCTTGATTCTAAGGATCTCCACGGCCGAACAG CACTACACATGACTTCTGCTAATGGGCATCTTCAGATTGTGGAGTATCTAATCAGTAGAGGAGTG GATCTGAATGCTACAAATGAGGAGATGAATACACCTCTACACTGGGCTTGCCTGAATGGACATGTTGAG GTGGTTAAGAAATTGATCTTAGCAGGAGCAAATCTTAGTGTATTAAACAG CTACGAAAGGACTCCAGTTGATGAAGCAGTGAGCAGGGGAAGGATGGATGTTCTGGATGCCGTTAATGCGGCGGCTGCCCAAGTAGAGCTTCGTCATGTCAGCGTGTCCTAG
- the LOC137715805 gene encoding uncharacterized protein, whose amino-acid sequence MTSVINMDGHDQLLTDDLTDLSTLQHHHDQGEMQSKEENVEKKCGNHDGVCAICLDEIVLQDTALIKGCEHAYCATCILRWVTYSQKPTCPQCKHPFEFLNVHRSLDGSVQDYMFEESVCLLLRAKWFEPLVVEEREDVYDGHEDYYYYPYEDEEDDDLDDAYFSSSSVIRIGNRRWGDNGYVRGGRQEARPVRRSNIQDPGASSSCDPRKKEAAVDKTGRRAKRALKREAADKAAAEKHQQHLARLGRK is encoded by the exons ATGACTTCGGTCATCAACATGGACGGTCATGATCAGCTACTCACCGATGATCTTACCGATTTATCCACCCTGCAACATCATCACGATCAG GGGGAAATGCAGAGCAAAGAGGAAAATGTTGAAAAGAAATGTGGGAATCATGATGGGGTTTGTGCAATATGCTTGGATGAGATTGTGCTTCAAGACACCGCTCTGATAAAAGGTTGCGAGCATGCCTACTG CGCAACCTGTATTCTTCGTTGGGTGACATACAGCCAAAAACCCACCTGCCCTCAGTGTAAACATCCATTTGAATTCCTGAACGTCCATCGTTCCCTTGATGGCAG CGTACAAGATTACATGTTCGAGGAGAGTGTGTGCCTACTCCTTAGAGCCAAATGGTTTGAGCCGTTAGTTGTGGAGGAGCGTGAAGATGTGTATGATGGCCATGAGGATTATTATTACTATCCCTATGAGGATGAAGAGGATGATGATCTAGACGACGCTTACTTCAGCAGTTCATCGGTTATCCGGATTGGTAATCGAAGATGGGGAGATAATGGATACGTGAGGGGTGGGCGTCAAGAAGCAAGGCCTGTACGTAGATCAAACATACAGGACCCGGGTGCTAGTTCGTCTTGTGATCCTAGGAAGAAAGAGGCTGCAGTGGATAAAACCGGGAGACGGGCAAAGCGGGCGCTCAAACGGGAAGCGGCTGACAAGGCAGCCGCAGAGAAACATCAGCAGCATTTGGCGAGGTTGGGTCGGAAGTAA